The DNA segment ACGCTTGTAGTCGATAAGTGCCCCTCCGAAGCCCTTGAATGGGATGAGAAAAACAAGGAATTAAAACTCCAGGCGGACGACTGTGTCAGGTGCATGCATTGCATCAACAAGATGACCAAGGCGATAAGGCCTGGTGTCGAAGGCGGCGCTACAATTCTCATTGGCGGTAAGGCTCCTATTATTAAAGGCGCATACCTGTCATGGGTTTTAGTACCTTTTATGAAAATCGAACCCCCCTATGATGAAATCAAAGATCTGCTCCGTAAGATATGGGATTGGTGGGATGAAAATGGTCGTACCAGGGAAAGGCTTGCGGAACTCATCGAAAGAATCGGCCTTAAGAATTTTCTTAAGGAAATGGGCATACCACCCGTTCCACAGATGGTCTATAAACCAAGGGCAAATCCGTATGTGTATTTTTAAGAACGCTATGCGCATAGCGCCAAGCGCAAAGTGTATTAACCAGTAGGAGGATAGGATGAACAGAACGGACATAGGACCACCCGATTACCGGGATATGCTCCCTGATGCAATAAAAATGAATTATGGCAAATGGAAATATCATGAAAATGTACGTGCAGGTGTTTTAAAGCACGTCTCTGAAACAGGCGATGAAGTCTACACGGTAAGGGTCGGCTCTCCAAGACTCGTAAGCATCGATTTTATCCGGGACATATGCGACATTGCGGACAAATATTGTGATGGCCATCTGAGGTTCACAAGCCGTTCCAACATTGAATTCATCACCGATAACAAATCAAATGTAAACGGGATTATAGAGGAAGCAGCGAAACTAGGTCTCCCTGCTGGCGGCACAGGGAACGGCATTTCGAATATTATCCATACCCAGGGATGGATACACTGTCACAGTGCAGCGACAGACGCTTCAGGTCTCGTGAAGGCGATAATGGATGAGATGTACGAATATTTTACCAGCATGAAATTGCCCGCCTATGTGAGGATCGCTGTGGCATGCTGCATCAATATGTGCGGCGCTGTCCACTGCTCTGATCTGGCAGTAGTGGGTATACACAGACGGCCGCCAAAAGTCGACAACGAAAAGGTGCTGGCACAATGCGAGATACCGACGACCATACAATCCTGCCCGACAGGTGCAATAAGAAGGAATCCCGACCCCAACATAAAGAGCGTTGTCGTAAGGGAAGACCTCTGTATGTACTGCGCTAATTGTTTTACTGTATGTCCTGCCATGCCGCTTGCCGATGCCGAGGGCGACGGTGTAGCCATCTATGTGGGCGGGAAGGTTTCCAATGCGAGGAAACCTCCGATGTTTTCGCGTATGGTTGTGCCATTCCTCCCCAATACCCCGCCCCGCTGGACAGAGGTTGTGGATGTATTAAAAAAGATTGTGGAAATATATGCCGGGAGTGCAAAAAAATATGAAAGAATGGGCGAGTGGATAGAAAGGATAGGCTGGGAAAAATTCTTCAGGTTGACAGAGATACCATTTACAGACCAGCATATTGACGATTTCACGCACGCCGTGGAGACTTACAGGACAACCACCCAGTTTAAGTGGTAAGGGGAAAAGGAGGTAAGGATATTGGCAGACGAGATCAGCAGCGAACTGAAACAAAAGGTAATCGATTATCTTAAAACGGTGTCGAAAGCAAAAAATAAAGAAGTGGCCCATGAGCTCGGGATAGATAAACACCTTGTGGACAAGGCAATTTCTGAACTGAGCAAGGAAGGCAAAATAGAATATTTATACCTTGGCGCCTCCTTTATAAAGCTCAAGGACACATAAATGCCGCCACGGATCATGATTGCTGCCCCCGGCGGACGTTCCGGGAAGACCATCGTGAGCATCGGCCTCTGTGATGCCTTCAGAAGACGGGGGTTTACCGTACAACCATTTAAAAAGGGGCCTGATTATATCGATGCGTCATGGCTTACTGCAGCATCCGGCAGGAACTGCCGTAACCTTGACGCATTTCTCATGGATGAAAAAACGCTCCTCCGGAGTTTTGAGCAAACCACCAATAAGGCTGACCTCGTTCTCATTGAAGGAAACATGGGGTTTTACGATGGAATAGACCCGGACGGCACAGGAAGTTCTGCCCACTTATCAAGATTGCTCAAGACTCCTGTAATCCTCGTCGTTAATACCTCCAGGATGAGCCGAAGCGCAGCAGCCCTCATAAAGGGTTTTCAGAACTTCGAACCGGAAACGCAGATCGCAGGAGTAATTCTTAACAACGTTTCAGGTGAAAGACACAAATCAAAGCTCAT comes from the Pseudomonadota bacterium genome and includes:
- the dsrB gene encoding dissimilatory-type sulfite reductase subunit beta codes for the protein MNRTDIGPPDYRDMLPDAIKMNYGKWKYHENVRAGVLKHVSETGDEVYTVRVGSPRLVSIDFIRDICDIADKYCDGHLRFTSRSNIEFITDNKSNVNGIIEEAAKLGLPAGGTGNGISNIIHTQGWIHCHSAATDASGLVKAIMDEMYEYFTSMKLPAYVRIAVACCINMCGAVHCSDLAVVGIHRRPPKVDNEKVLAQCEIPTTIQSCPTGAIRRNPDPNIKSVVVREDLCMYCANCFTVCPAMPLADAEGDGVAIYVGGKVSNARKPPMFSRMVVPFLPNTPPRWTEVVDVLKKIVEIYAGSAKKYERMGEWIERIGWEKFFRLTEIPFTDQHIDDFTHAVETYRTTTQFKW